One part of the Xiphophorus hellerii strain 12219 chromosome 17, Xiphophorus_hellerii-4.1, whole genome shotgun sequence genome encodes these proteins:
- the nrcama gene encoding neuronal cell adhesion molecule a isoform X2, whose amino-acid sequence MDKKQKWTPGLEAVLLILLSHMTAGLEVPLDPKVLEGLPQPPTITLQSPKDYIFDPRENIVIHCEAKGKPHPSFSWTRNGTNFDVEKDSKVLMKPGSGTLVIDISGEKADAYEGTYQCTASNEHGKALSNTIMIRQSRSPLWSKEKNEAILVQKGVSLVLPCRPPAGLPPPVIFWMDNNFQKLPLNKRVSQALNGDLYFSNVLPEDTRSDYICYARFPYTQTIQQKQPISVVVLNSNPEGERRPGFKLPSGSTSNKMVLRGETLELECIAEGLPTPEISWQKDAGKLPSGRAFFSNFNKTLKISDVNEDDAGEYRCTATNKLGSAHHLIKVTVKAAPFWISAPRNLILAPNETGILTCRVNGNPKPKINWFVNGRPIQDVYEENGPKIEEDTVILSNVQSGSSAVFQCNASNEFGYLMANAFVNVLAEAPRVLTLPNQVYRVIMNHPALLDCASFGSPIPTIAWFKDGQTSIRNGDSYVIHENGTLEINVAQPLHSGKYTCTATNNLGFKENDVFLEVKEPTRILTQPTYKKVQRGMSALFECKVKHDKTLMPTMTWLKDNGELPDDQRFEVDDESLIIRDVTDDDAGTYTCVTNTILDQDSASATLTVVEATPPPPIVLEKPDPPTDLELTDQMERSVQLTWIPGDENNSPIQNFLIEYMDLLHQPGVWVNLTEVSGTTTTAQLELSPYIYYTFRVLAQNGVGYSDPSNPSAQYRTNPSAPDENPTNVEGAGTESDNLVISWKPLTGFQSNGPGLQYKVQWRQKDVEDDWASKNVVNDSQLIVSGTPTYVAYEIKVQAFNNYGNAPEPTVVIGYSGEDKPLSAPGSVQVTVPNSTLAEVQWEPVSNPSVRGELQGYRVYYRRVRGQQDQQEEADEQEQILTFSGNRSEGMLPGLQPYSVYDLFIKVFNNKGEGPPSSKKTFETPEGVPDLPSFLSVTDHGLDTLTVKWGPPLSNNGRLTGYTLKYHAVNTTSELGPVKEVTFPANVTTITLTSLNASMLYKFYLKARTRKGPGPEITEEASTAMDTALIQPTIQPGKGPTEPPHPTSPITLSLHPPLHKVPSAGPVFGTVNASVSEEGPVISWEYFGHNKILFVEYVVENSDDDWKRESVNGTHSHTIKGLKPGTSYSVRVVARDGAGPAVHKTKEVSVTVPAVPNRQVDIATQGWFIGLMCAIALLILVLLIVCFIKRNKGGKYPVKEKEDAHQDPEIQPMKEDDGTFGEYSDTEDHKPLKGSRTPSNGTVRRDESDDSLVDYGEGGDGQFNEDGSFIGQYSGKKEKDTHEGNESSEAPSPVNAMNSFV is encoded by the exons ATggacaagaaacaaaaatggactCCAGGTCTTGAAGCTGTATTATTGATACTGCTGAGTCACATGACCGCAGGGCTTGAAGTGCCTCTTGATC CTAAAGTACTGGAAGGAT TGCCTCAACCCCCCACCATAACTCTGCAATCCCCAAAGGATTACATCTTTGATCCGCGGGAGAACATCGTCATTCACTGCGAGGCCAAAGGGAAGCCTCATCCCAG CTTTTCATGGACAAGGAACGGCACCAACTTTGATGTGGAGAAGGACTCCAAAGTCCTGATGAAGCCCGGTTCAGGAACGCTGGTCATTGATATCAGTGGAGAAAAGGCTGATGCCTACGAGGGAACATACCAGTGTACAGCTAGCAATGAGCATGGCAAAGCTCTGTCCAACACCATTATGATCAGGCAGTCCA GGTCCCCCTTGTGGTCAAAGGAGAAAAATGAGGCGATTTTGGTGCAGAAGGGGGTTTCTCTCGTGCTTCCATGTCGACCCCCGGCAGGCCTGCCTCCTCCTGTCATTTTTTGGATGGATAACA ACTTCCAGAAGCTGCCGCTGAATAAGCGCGTGTCCCAGGCCCTGAACGGAGACCTATACTTTTCCAACGTTCTCCCAGAAGACACCCGGAGCGATTACATCTGCTACGCTCGTTTTCCATACACGCAGACCATCCAGCAGAAACAGCCCATCTCTGTTGTGGTGCTCAACA GCAATCCAGAGGGGGAGCGTCGCCCCGGTTTCAAGTTGCCGAGCGGCAGTACGAGCAACAAGATGGTTCTGAGAGGAGAGACTCTGGAGCTGGAATGCATTGCTGAGGGATT ACCCACTCCGGAAATTTCATGGCAGAAGGATGCAGGGAAGCTGCCGAGTGGCAGGGCGTTCTTTTCCAACTTCAACAAAACGCTGAAGATTTCTGACGTGAATGAAGACGATGCTGGCGAATACCGCTGCACAGCGACCAACAAGCTGGGCTCTGCACATCACCTAATTAAAGTCACCGTTAAAG CTGCTCCTTTCTGGATCAGTGCTCCCAGAAACCTGATACTGGCTCCGAATGAGACCGGCATCCTAACCTGCCGTGTTAATGGAAATCCCAAGCCAAAAATTAATTGGTTTGTCAATGGACGTCCAATAcagg ATGTTTATGAAGAAAATGGCCCAAAGATAGAGGAGGACACCGTGATTCTCAGCAATGTACAGTCGGGAAGCAGTGCCGTCTTCCAGTGCAATGCATCCAATGAGTTTGGTTACTTGATGGCTAATGCGTTTGTAAATGTGCTGG CCGAAGCACCAAGAGTTCTCACTCTGCCAAACCAAGTGTACCGAGTCATCATGAACCACCCGGCGCTGCTCGACTGCGCCTCCTTTGGCTCACCGATACCAACCATCGCATG GTTTAAAGACGGTCAGACCAGCATAAGGAACGGCGACTCCTATGTGATCCATGAAAACGGCACGCTGGAAATCAATGTGGCTCAGCCTTTACACAGTGGGAAGTACACCTGCACCGCCACCAATAACCTAGGATTTAAAGAGAATGATGTCTTCCTGGAAGTTAAAG AACCCACTCGCATCCTCACCCAGCCGACATACAAAAAGGTGCAGAGAGGAATGAGTGCTCTGTTTGAGTGTAAAGTCAAACACGACAAAACCCTCATGCCCACCATGACATGGCTGAAAGATAACGGAGAACTACCAGACGATCAGAG GTTTGAGGTGGACGATGAGAGTCTGATCATCAGAGATGTGACAGATGATGACGCAGGCACTTACACCTGCGTCACAAACACCATTCTGGATCAGGACTCTGCAAGCGCTACACTGACTGTTGTTG AGGCAACTCCTCCTCCACCAATTGTGTTAG AAAAGCCGGACCCTCCGACAGACCTGGAGCTCACCGACCAGATGGAGAGAAGTGTTCAGCTCACCTGGATCCCCGGAGATGAAAACAACAGTCCAATACAGA actTTTTGATTGAATACATGGATCTACTCCACCAGCCAGGAGTTTGGGTCAACCTCACAGAAGTTTCTGGTACCACCACCACGGCCCAGCTAGAGCTCTCTCCATACATCTACTATACGTTCAGAGTGCTGGCTCAGAATGGCGTCGGCTACAGCGACCCCAGTAACCCCTCGGCACAGTACAGGACCAACCCTTCAG CTCCGGATGAAAATCCAACAAATGTGGAAGGAGCAGGAACCGAGTCCGACAACTTGGTCATCTCTTGGAAG CCCCTCACAGGATTTCAGTCAAATGGTCCGGGACTGCAGTACAAGGTGCAGTGGAGACAAAAGGATGTGGAAGACGACTGGGCCTCGAAGAATGTTGTCAACGATTCCCAGCTCATTGTTTCTGGAACACCAACCTATGTGGCCTACGAAATTAAAGTTCAGGCCTTTAATAACTACGGCAACGCACCTGAGCCCACAGTTGTGATTGGATACTCGGGAGAAGACA AGCCTTTGTCTGCTCCTGGTAGCGTCCAGGTCACCGTTCCTAACAGCACGCTGGCAGAAGTTCAGTGGGAACCGGTATCAAATCCCTCTGTCCGAGGTGAACTGCAAGGATACagg GTGTACTACCGTCGGGTGCGAGGCCAGCAAGACCAACAGGAAGAAGCAGACGAGCAGGAGCAGATTTTAACTTTCAGTGGTAACCGCAGTGAGGGAATGCTGCCGGGGCTTCAGCCTTACAGTGTCTACGACCTTTTCATCAAGGTGTTCAATAACAAAGGAGAAGGACCTCCTAGCTCCAAAAAGACCTTTGAAACCCCCGAAGGAG TACCGGatcttccttcttttctgagCGTGACTGACCACGGTTTGGACACTCTTACGGTAAAATGGGGCCCACCTTTGAGCAACAATGGACGCCTTACAGGATACACTCTCAAATACCATGCTG TTAATACCACAAGTGAACTGGGACCAGTCAAGGAAGTGACCTTTCCAGCCAACGTGACTACCATCACACTGACCAGCCTGAACGCAAGCATGCTCTATAAGTTTTACTTGAAGGCTCGGACAAGAAAAGGCCCTGGCCCGGAAATCACAGAAGAGGCGTCTACAGCCATGGATACAG CTCTTATTCAGCCCACTATACAGCCAGGCAAAG GCCCCACAGAGCCCCCTCACCCAACCTCCCCCATCACTCTGTCTCTACATCCCCCGCTTCACAAGG TGCCTTCTGCTGGGCCTGTGTTCGGAACAGTTAACGCATCTGTGTCAGAGGAAGGCCCAGTGATCAGTTGGGAATACTTTGGACacaataagattttatttgtggaaTATGTTGTAGAGAACA GTGATGATGACTGGAAAAGGGAGTCAGTAAATGGTACACATTCGCATACTATAAAAGGCCTAAAGCCGGGGACGTCCTATTCTGTGCGCGTGGTAGCTAGAGACGGCGCCGGCCCGGCGGTCCACAAGACCAAAGAAGTGTCGGTTACAGTGCCAG CTGTCCCCAACCGGCAGGTAGACATCGCCACGCAGGGCTGGTTTATCGGACTGATGTGCGCCATCGCTCTCCTGATCTTGGTGCTTCTCATCGTATGCTTCATCAAGAGAAACAAAGGTGGCAAATATCCAG ttaaagagaaagaagacGCTCATCAAGACCCAGAGATCCAACCTATGAAGGAGGACGATGGAACATTCGGGGAGTACAG TGACACCGAGGACCACAAGCCACTGAAGGGCAGCCGGACACCATCCAACGGGACGGTGCGGCGCGACGAGAGCGACGACAGTTTAGTGGACTACGGGGAGGGCGGGGATGGACAGTTCAACGAGGACGGCTCCTTCATCGGCCAGTACAGCGGCAAGAAGGAGAAGGACACGCACGAGGGCAATGAGAGTTCGGAGGCGCCGTCGCCTGTCAACGCCATGAACTCGTTTGTCTAA